The Erigeron canadensis isolate Cc75 chromosome 1, C_canadensis_v1, whole genome shotgun sequence genome segment TAATAACTTACTCTGGGCCTATAGCGCATTCCGGAAACATCTCTCATCGATCAGATAGCAGCACAACTAGCACGCGATCCTTTGCCTTTCCAATGTAATAATGAACACCACAATTTCTTTTTCCCCCGCGATTCACCATTTTGCTTATAATTATATGTGACATCATTTTCGTTTATCTATGCAGATTGCCGAATGAATGGAACAGCAGTCCTGTAAGAATGGCAAAAGCTGATAGGAGGCGTCTACGAAAGTCTCGTGGATGGAGGCACGGGCTTCTATGCTGTAGATTCTGAATTGATGTGTCTTTGTTAATTTATAGGATGTCATATACATACAAATCAAAGAATTTACAGTAGTATGGGATATATTCACAAAGCAGACTTGTTTTTTTAGCTAAAGTTTGAGCCGGGGTTGCGATTGAGGTTGAAGTATGgcttttttatattgttttctcGCTCATTTTCATTACTAACATTATCATTTGATTTATTGGGGAgtactttttctatatatactaaCGTGAGTTGAGATTAAAACCATCTTGTATCTTCCTGTGTTAAACATGTTAGCCATTAATCCATCAGAACATTTAATATTAACCATTGCCCCAAGTGTATATTACAAACTGTCGTGCCTGAGTTGCTGTTGTTGGTCATGGCAAGTGGGCGGACCAAGAGTTTAGTAGCTTGTTAAAACGAGTTCAAGTAATCAGGTTAAAGTGCCATCGTTTAATACATGACATAAGCGTAGGGTCAGGTCAAGTTGAACCAgcaaccactttttttttttaatttaaattttattagtaattTACGTCTAAAATATGGTTACGAAATACTGCATACAAAACAATATTATAATAAACACACAAAGAAAATCAGTTGTCCCATATTGTAGTTAgatttttttagaacaacagaaatatatttaaaaaaattcctaACAAGATGCTAGAAATTTTTAGTTTGTATTTGAATAATCTTAATTAAGTACACCTAATTCTTTCGGTCTTCTACTGTCTAATCTGTGTATCTCTTTACTTTCTGAGATTATCAGTCATAGGATGGGTAGATCTAAACTAGTAACTCAGGTGGCCACTATTATGTTTGACAAAGACTAGtgttaattacatataaaataaaatacaagaagAGGCAAGGGGTACATCACAACTACCTTTCTGTCCTCGTCTCTAAAGTAGACCAGACAAAGCTTGTATTAAGGCGGATGGATGTGAAAGATGCGTTGTGACTCAACAATGAACACATTCTTGTCCATGTTCTACTACATATGTACATCTCTACCTTTTTGTGCAAATTAGTACCCAAAAGTTTTACATTTTTAGATGTTCACACCACAtggaaaaacaaattaaatcaaGATCAGTTTGACCAAGAAACCGTGTTAGAATTTCCTATACAACCGATTCGATTTTGATACGAGCATATGCACTCTGTTGAAACCATCCTTCACGCTAGGTCTTCGTTCGCCTTATGGTGATCTTTGCCCACTAAGTTTGTTTAATTGTATtagtatacattttttttttttttgaaacatgtattagTATACATTTGATCAATATTTCAGTAGCAGGAGACTTAAAAATAGTTAGTCAAATAACTAATTAAGTAAAGTATGAAATGAGCTTTTGAACACATGTAACAAAATTTCAGAAATATGGAGCTGTGATAGAGATGTGTGTTTGTATTTGATAACATCAAATGGTCCCAATAAATATGGTGATAAAGTGACCAGACTAGTGTTGACAGCCTTCTAGTCTCTTCAATGTAGGATTTAATCCaccgattttttttttcttgtcgtCTTTAGCTTTCATGTAAAACGGTTCTTTATATGTATCACAAAACTTTAGATATCTCAAGCTTGAGAATGACTCTAAAAAGTAGAGAACACATGTAGGTTTTAAGCCTTACCAAAGATGCAAACTAATTAGGATATCTAtgcacttttatatttttaaaactctCCATATTATGCTTTGTGTATCCTTTCCCTTTCATACACACACTTATTTAGAATCATGTCTACTTAGTTCAGTTGACCAACACTACCTTTTTTCAACATAACctacatctatctatatatcaCATATGCTACATTGCTATTACTTGGTCTAAGCTTGGAGATGATTATTGCCATGAAGATAATGTTGTTGTGCATTCGGTTTTCCCTTTTGATGACAACTAATGCTGCTTTTTTTCATAGTCATCATATGAAAGCTTTCCATGAGTTAGGTATATCTTCACCTCATCATCCTCTACCTTTCATGTATCATGATGCATGGTTAGCAACTAACAATGGCATGTTACACTTTTTGCAGATTACGAACCGGTTTCTTCTACTATGTTTTCGAGAAAGTTGTTGCTCAAAAAAATGGTAACTTATTTTATAAGTCTTAATTGACCATATTTTTTATTCCAAGATATGTAGTGAGTATAGGGAAAGATTCAAATCAACATCATCAACAGTACCCAATCTCGCCATTAGCAGCGTATGGGGCGGGGAAAGATTCAAATGTTAGTGgttaatttgtatgttttttagAAGACTATGAAGTTTAGTGCTATGTTTAATTTATCAGGTTAAAGAATATGAAGATCAAGATTTGGTGCTCTACAATAACCAAAAGGCAGCTCTATTAGGTAATTTAATTTCTACATGATACTTTAAAGTTTGATCCTACACACTCATGTGTGTCATTCAAGAGGtaaatttcttcattttttttttttgttgaaagattaCGTTGATTAAAATTATGATCAAACTTATTGTAGTCTGATATATCGAGCATAGGTTCTCATGGTAAAAAATATGTGAAAGATTGAGCCGACGAAACATATGATGGTTTTGGGTGAACATGCATATAGAAATTTTGATACACAAACTGTCATGTGTCGtctttatcatatatatgatttattatatgataaaatttgttttataacaaCCGacctttaaaatttaatcaggttaatgaataaaaaaattatttattttttatatgtttcgCGTTAATATTCTAATAGTTCTACAAGAAAAATACTTATAACCAATTTACAAACATCTACATATATAATAGCCGGTATATCTTTTTCTATGTGTAGGTGGAACTCAAGTAAGGAGAAATGAAGTAGTTTTTGGTGAAAAGGGATCCGACCCGACTCAATTCACTAACATGGATTATTCTTCCGTGAGAAGACGCCGCCCTATTCATAACAACTCCTCTAAAACCACTAATTCCCCATAATTATGTCAACACAATCTTATGTATGTAACCATATATATTGTTCTTTGACCATTTTAAGGaatttatattgttattttaacCTTATCTATTACTcaccgtcccattttaattgtcacgttgattaactttgaccgtaaataactttgtttgtactatatgttaattgatgaaacttatatggacgaaaagtacattaaaaactcaatccattcatatattttataccaaatattacatgaaacaaacaaagttatttacggtcaaagttgattaacgtgacaattaaaatgggacggaggtatgtattttatttatacatgaaAATATTTGTAAGCAAATATGCTTCAGAACATTCATACGTACACTTTCGAACACGTGCATAATATATGTTAGGTGAAGGGAAAGAAAAGATAGCGAGCAAATATAATTCCATGTCCATCACTTTGCAACCTTTTCCACAAAGCTTAAACTTTCTAAATAACAACAAATCAACGTTCGCCTTTCTTTCAAGTTgtattgtttttcactttttagttGTATTCTTTACATGACTAGAAACTgggtaaaatataatataaagttgaaACTGTCTTGTAATTTGTAATATGTCAATATATAGCTAAATAAGataaagtaataataatgtttAATTGTTTACAGGAAAAAATGAAGTAAATAGTCAGATTATAGAGTTTTGAAAATAGGAGCATTATCCCACATcgagagaaaaagaaagatttcAAGTGGGGTGTGTAATATAAATAGGGAGAGAGGGGAATGGAGAACTCACTTACCTGGACGGGGTCAATGGATGATCAAGAAGGTCCATGGCCTAGGTTGGTGACCTCCATTGCACTTCAGGAGGGGTGCCCGCCTAAGGTCGGTCCAAGTGATCGAGCCTACGTCATAATTTGTGGCAGCGGGGGCCTGCGTTCGCGCGGCCCCTGCCTAAACTCTCAGTTTAATCATTTCTTTATGTATCCTAGTAGTATCTTTTGTTATTAGTTGCAAATACTCGATCTGTAAATCTGAGTTTCTTTTATGACTATTCATCTTAACATTTGATCTGACATTCTAAGTTACTCGGTTTAAAGTAACTTTTGTCTTTTAAATGGAATTGTGTGTGATCAAGGCTCAAAAGCATTGTCCACATTTTAACCCAAACTTCACTTTGGATCAGGAACATGCGTTAAATGATCATATGAGCCATCTGATACTTGAAACGTATTTTTATCTGTAGCATACATTAGATTTGGTTGTAAATATCGAACACCATCCAGTTATTTGTTTCTAAACATAAAAAGTGCAACTCGCATAAGCTTGCAATGAGACAGAGATGCAGAAAACGTGAGAGAATGAATGGGTAGCTAGTTATTGTTTCGAATATCCAAACCGCATAGATCAAACGGCTGATTGTCTTCACCATGATCATTTAACATACTATAGGGTTTTCCATTAGATGATTGAAACTTCAGAAACTAATATAGCACACATTAAACCCCAGGCTTTATCTTTTGAGTTTGATTtccaaaaatattattattattttctttcattttgcTTGAACCACCTTGATCTAATATTCCAGATTAAGGTTTGATTCATCAACGTTGCAAATTTAATAGGCCCAACATAAGTTAAGCCCATTCGAATATCAATCTATCAACAAAGCCTATATTATGAAGCTGACTGAACAATTCAGGGAAAAAGTCTAACCTGTTTTAAGTTTCACTAATGATTAAGAGACCTAATTAAATGATCTAAACTTTAACCTAACAAAATAAATGTTGGGGTCGAGATAACAAACAGATAACCGGATATAAACAATCTTTGAAGGCACGTGATCGCTTttagattgaatcaatttggcggttcacccaaactattcaaccggatacaatcaaagattaagaattttctgtGTGTATGTATTTGAGAGAAAGAAccagaaaagaagaagaaaaagaatgatcAGAATGTGTTACGGGATTTTGTTTTATCAACAAAAACGGCAGTTATTGCAAGGTTTCGAAATTGCCATTTTTAGTCCTTCAAGTTCCGAAAATTTAAGTtccgaaaatttaattttagtCCCTCAAGCTCGACCCCAGCCaagggctctgccccttggaccccgccaggggctgccgccccttggaccccgctctcaggggcgctgcccccgtaCCCCCATACCTTAGGAccgcaccaccaatcctatatgatgtattattatgacaatactgatcaaacaagttaacctaattacactaaaatatccaacaataAATATGCCACctgtaattaaaattttaaagttcatttataattttatattatgactaaaatacccttaaaattTACTAATGtaattactaatatatttattaacttaCGGATACCcaaattagatttttttatgCTATATCTCTATTTTATCTTAAGCTTTCTTCTAACCCTGTTGATtccaataaaatatataatcaagcTAGTAATATATAGAAGTTGTCGTAAAATAAACAGCATGTtgatttattcttttgtttatgatttaaatttagtttttggTTGCATATGTTCTAATTTCtaattatacaataaaatggAACCAATTTGATGTCGTCTGAATGTCTGATCATATGTTAATTTGGATATGATGAGGTCtgtatatttagttatttatattcTATCTTTTATTTTGGTTACATGGCCtattagggtggacggagtggaACGGTGACCATACCGGTACCTAAGGGAACACCGCCCCGtggtaccggtaccggttgggtgATGACCGGCATGGAGACCACGGTCCCCGGTTCCATCTCGATACTATTCAACCGTTACAtgctttaattataaaaaaaataaaaaagtcatgCGGGGCCCACCAAATCCGAACGTTACCTCTCTcctttctcttctttttctttcttccactacaaataatataacatttatcaACACTTTTatttagtgtgaacaaattaaaaaaatttgtcaCACTTTTATGCGTGTAAAAATaagtagaaataaaagtgtgtagaaatttttccacactaaaaagtgtgtagaactaaaaaatctcactttttagtgtgaactttcataattattttgtaatacctcatttgttcacgctaCAAGTTACCGTGGACAAAGCGTGGACAATGagttgttacaaaataattataaaattaaaatgaacaACTTTTCATAAATTAATTGGGGTAAAATCGGAACAGatttaactaaaacttttaGTCATAATAACATTAACATGTGGCAATATTTTATTGGTTAGGCTAATTTGTAGCCCTATAAATTAGGTCTCTCCatcaaaacaagttttggaaaatgATCAATCCACctaaaaaataacttaaaatttCTCTTAAAACTAATagaaggtgacatgtgttatccactcattctctttcttaattttttccCTTAGTTTTTCcacatgtaatcatctcataaTTAAGAGGATCTTTAGGTTATTTACTTAACATAATTTAATCATTTCtaactcctttataaaaatgcAGCTAAGTTAAAAACAGTCCACCGGGTCCTGGGGAAGAAATTAGGGTCCAATTGAAAATTGGGATTGATTCAACTTcaatcacacacacacagacaAGACAGACAGTCGATTATCGTCCCAAAAACCATGCCTATTAAATGGTACTACTAATTCTTCTCCTTCCCCtaaatctacatatatatattttttttgcttGCTTGAGAGTTATATATTATAGGgagtatatatacaaacaatgtttgagaatttattattattattatataattgtaataAAATCTGGACAGGGTATTGCACTGGCAGCCAAATGCGGGACATACAGTCAACAGTCAAATACTTGCAGAGGTATCACAGTGTGTGGAGAGCATCAACGGTGTCAAGGAAGGCAAATGGAAAGCCACCCTCAGTTTTTACCGTCCCGTTATCAAAGGTTTACAGTTACCCCCATTGATTTCAATTACCAACTATGTAGCattttatacaaatttaattaagttttacaTGTACCTGAATGTTAATTATGAGTCTTGTGTGTGTTTATTAGAGCAAGGAAATGCGTCAGAGTTTCCGCGTGACTTTCTAGGAATATCACTACCTGAACAGCCCAACAAGTACTACCTTGTTTTACGAGGGCAACGTTTAGTTGTTGAAGCTGATTCCACTATCCAGACTATCATGGAGAAACTCCAGTCTTACAAAACTCGAGTCGCTCTCAATTTTGAGGTCAGCAATCTTTTGGATCATGTTTCTAATCCTTGATATCTTTGTTGCCTGTATTTACTCCTGCTGTAAAATATTGTGTTCGTGTCTTCGTGATGTCATGTAGCCATAGAATTTATTAATGTTTATTAGGAAAAAGGCATTTTGTTCATATTATTTTAAACACTGCAGGGGATCAAACACGGTTTATCTGTGACGCAACTTATAACAAAACCTCACTACCGTATGTCTTACTTAcataatgttatattttttgtaattttaggGATTTCAATATCAGCTTGGCGATTTCCAGTTGAGGGTCGGTAAAGTTACTTCCATAGTTCACTCTGAAAATCTAAGGGGAATTGTTATGGAGGTAATAATTAACCACTTGTTCCAGCTTTTAGTTTTCTTTCGTTGATGATTTAGTTTTTTTGGATTAATCGTTTAGTTTTCTtttgttgatgatttagttTTTTTGGATTAATCATTCAAGAGAACAGAACAAAGTTTATGGATGcttaaatctttatatatatatatatatatatatatagattcttGTGACTAAGTATAATAATGGGTGTTCATTACCGTGCAGATGGAGTATAAACCCATTTCTACATGGGAGAAGTCTCAAAAAATCATGGCCGAGTTCTTTGACATATGGCTAGAAGCTCTGTCTAAAAGACGATTACCAGGTCATTTTGTACACATGGAACCGAACTTTGGGGAGTTTGGGCTCTCGGGGCAATACACCATGCAACACACTGCTGTTCAGTATGCCACAATTATGCTTCAGATGATAGCTACCGCTCAATCCGTTAGAAACTAGAAGGATTTCAGATCTTCAAAGCAACAAAAACGGTTAAAGTTGTTTGGTCATGCATTTGAGTTTGTAAAATCAAACCGGGTTAGGCTCTTGTGATTTGTAAACTGATCTTGTTATAAGCTGaaagtttgaaatttttttatcaaGCAGTTCTGATTGTTGATCCTAAAAACAACCAACCATTGATGTTATAGTTGTCAATGACTATGATTGATTTCCAGTGACGGGACTAGGGAGCACTGCATGTATGACTTTCTTATGTCCTAAATTTGAAACCCGTAAGCCTTTTATTTGCCAGAAATGTATGTATGGTCTTTTAACATTGATCAGGGGTTTCCTTTAgttatattttgcaaattgTCAGACAATTTGTTGGTCCTCAACCACCTACATTAACAATTGATGTCATATATAGTTGTAGAAAGAAACATGATTATATTTTAGGAAACAAAGCTGTAAGTGCCCTGTTTCCATTCATAGCTGTGATCCATGTGATCCATGGTTGCATTCATTTTCAACCAATGTTTTAAAGCCAGTACTACCCGGATACCGATTGGACGTCCACCGCCGGTATTTTCTAGTTTTGTCCGGTATTACCGGTCTAGTAAAACcggtatttttttaaaaattttttaattaattttattataccttaatgttattttttgttgtatgtgaactttaaaatttatactttgttATGATATATctatttagtattattttttagtggattatatttgtattttgactatttgtATTACGTTGTAACAATTTTATTaccatatatatgtgtatatatatatataataaattattctATCGGTAATACCGACCGGTAAAACTGGTAATATCGATACCGGTACCGGGTACCTCCTTGTAAAACTTAAAAACCGGTATCTACAACATTGTTTTCTACGATCTTTATCTTCCCCTTGTATGGTAAATAATGTAATAGGTTACGAGGACATTAAAGCGAGAAAAATAATAACTCTTCATAGTATGAGATTATGAGCGACTAGAATGATACAGTCTAATGTAATAAGGGATGGCAAAAAAACACCCGACCTGATAGGGCAACCTGGAACCCGATGAGAATATCCGATACTTGAATTCGTTCAGGGCAAAGTGACTGAGACATGTCTACTTTGACCCGACTCGATATCAATGCCTATACCTATATacttaggtcgcgtttggttcacagaatttgatggaatctgatggaattggaattgaattccattccttagtgtgtttggttggttaaagatggaggaatcacattccgttggaatgttaacattccctcatttgatagaatctccattccttggggatgggagaaggaatctcattctgtccgtcacttgaatcttcaaaaaatcaaaaacattccgtcaaattccattccttcagattccaattcctttgaaagatttcattccttccaaaaacatttcgcgaaccaaacgcgcccttataGTCTTGAATCAATATTCCACCTAGGACAATACAATGTTTCACACTAACATCAactaattttatatctatattgcATAACTTGCTTATCCATCTTCCAAAGCGCCAATAGTATCTTTTATCAAATCATACAAATTTTAGTAATTATTCTTAAAAAATAGCTATTCTTATCGGGTAATTTTATCCCAATGGCCAATGGGTCCTCGATAACATATCCAATTGGTATTGGATCAAGTTCAggtatcatattttttttatggggTTCGAATTAAGGTTTGTGACTATCCACTCAGAACCTGACGGCATTGCCAAACATAATTCATTCATAGCAAAAATTCAAAAGGACTTTTTAAAGCAAAATTCCCTTTGCTATGTAGCCGGTCAACTGAGTAGACCATTCCACCAATAAATAACACATTACCTCACCTCCTGGACTGGACACACCATTCTACACTCCATTGTCCTCCTTTCTACACTCTACTCACTGACTTGACTTCATTCACACGCACACagagtgagtgagtgagtgattgagagaaaaagaaaatggaaaggttttgggaaaaagcaaaatcaaTAGCAGAAGAGGCAACAAAAAGATCTCAATCCCTAACCTTAACCAACTTAAAAATCGCCGATATCGTTACGGAAACCGCCAAGCGATCTAAAGACATTGCCGCCGAAGCTTCAAAGAAATCTGCTGCTCTGCTTTCACTCTCCTCCGTTTCTAACCCGGAATCATCCGAAAAAGAAGAGGAGCGTCTTGGGATCACGGAGGATCTCAGAGACTTTGTTAAAGGACTCACTCTGTCTACCTTTCAAAGCTTCCCCTTTCCAGGTGACTCTGTTACAtcatcaattatatatacattttgtgATTGCATCAtccactttttcttttttttgttccaTTCAACTAATATCCTAattgttgtgtgtgtgtgatatgATGCTTTTGATTGATTAATGTCTGCCTTGTCAAAAGCATGTTTTACGGACCGTCGTAATAGCATTCTGCCATGAGATTTGGATACGTCTGGTACAATAAGATTTGGAATCAATGGAGTTTAGTTGTACTAGTTACAAGT includes the following:
- the LOC122597931 gene encoding uncharacterized protein LOC122597931, giving the protein MIIAMKIMLLCIRFSLLMTTNAAFFHSHHMKAFHELDYEPVSSTMFSRKLLLKKMVKEYEDQDLVLYNNQKAALLGGTQVRRNEVVFGEKGSDPTQFTNMDYSSVRRRRPIHNNSSKTTNSP
- the LOC122584681 gene encoding mediator of RNA polymerase II transcription subunit 20a-like, with amino-acid sequence MPIKWVLHWQPNAGHTVNSQILAEVSQCVESINGVKEGKWKATLSFYRPVIKEQGNASEFPRDFLGISLPEQPNKYYLVLRGQRLVVEADSTIQTIMEKLQSYKTRVALNFEGFQYQLGDFQLRVGKVTSIVHSENLRGIVMEMEYKPISTWEKSQKIMAEFFDIWLEALSKRRLPGHFVHMEPNFGEFGLSGQYTMQHTAVQYATIMLQMIATAQSVRN